A window of Strix aluco isolate bStrAlu1 chromosome 2, bStrAlu1.hap1, whole genome shotgun sequence contains these coding sequences:
- the USP16 gene encoding ubiquitin carboxyl-terminal hydrolase 16 isoform X4: protein MGKKRIKGKAAQSDESLDTLEPVCKHIRKGLEQGHLKKALLNVEWHVCQDCKADNKTQEKSEEETDESPSIWLCLKCGHRGCGRNSQEQHALKHYTTPRSDPHCLVLSLDNWSVWCYICDNEVPYNTSTRLGQTVDYVRKQVCIDSSRTEKQENKEFENKKVEKDSKNEQEKEVSLKEENSRSSSNLEVTVKGLSNLGNTCFFNAVMQNLSQTPVLRELLKEAKMPGTTVKIESPELSMEPQLIKLDQPGPLTLAMYQFLTEMQETKKGVVTPKELFAQVCKKATRFKGYQQQDSHELLRYLLDGMRAEEIQQISVGILKALTDSNKQNEEELKKKIKEYEKKKGIRSFVDRIFGGELTSMIMCEECRTVSLVHESFLDLSLPVLDDQKVKITNERNVKKNKEKESEDEEDKNNDCYLKQRDEPPGTSKHLQKKAKKQAKKQAKSQRRQQKLQGKVLHLTDICAAEQSEKYVEYNQESETEINSETPDVKQEEESPNDHHCLTEKDLSLQGNNTEVQSMHENTQKPEQECVENESLMDLPMEGLDSPIKFVNGVDNLSLKDEGDENEDEEELATDFSKLHLGANAESDTSTLDDLQTVPIKSCEVSTEDPETAFCTLANREDLNPEEGSIHHCLYQFTRNEKLTETNKLLCDVCTQRHYGPKKNIKSEKKYVYTNAKKQMLISLAPPILTLHLKRFQQAGFNLRKVNRHIKFPEVIDLAPFCTAKCKNVTEGNTKVLYSLYGVVEHSGTMRSGHYTAYAKMRSMNNHLSDLVLRGQSPQALETEPVKGQWFHISDTHVQAVSASKVLSSQAYLLFYERLL, encoded by the exons ATGGGAAAGAAACGCATCAAAGGCAAAGCTGCACAGTCTGATGAGTCTTTGGATACACTGG aacCTGTGTGCAAGCATATTCGTAAAGGATTGGAACAAGGTCATCTGAAAAAGGCACTGCTGAATGTGGAATGGCATGTTTGTCAGGACTGCAAGGCAGACAATAAGACACAAGAGAAATCTGAGGAGGAGACTGATGAAAGCCCTTCGATATGGTTATGTCTCAAATGTGGCCACAGG GGCTGTGGCAGAAATTCTCAAGAACAGCATGCTTTAAAGCATTATACAACGCCAAGATCAGATCCCCATTGTTTGGTTCTCAGTTTGGACAACTGGAGTGTGTG GTGCTACATATGCGATAATGAAGTTCCGTATAATACTTCAACCCGATTGGGCCAGACTGTGGATTATGTTAGAAAACAAGTTTGTATTGACTCATCACGTACAG aaaaacaagagaacaaagaatttgaaaataaaaaagtggaaaaagacagcaaaaatgagCAAGAAAAAGAAGTCTCACTGAAAGAAGAGAATTCTCGTTCAAGTAGTAACTTGGAAGTGACTGTGAAGGGACTTAGTAACTTGGGGAATACATGTTTCTTTAATGCAGTGATGCAG AATTTATCACAAACTCCAGTCCTGAGGGAGCTGCTTAAAGAAGCTAAAATGCCTGGCACAACAGTTAAAATCGAGTCACCCGAGTTATCCATG GAACCCCAGCTGATAAAACTAGATCAGCCAGGTCCTTTGACATTAGCCATGTATCAGTTCCTGACAGAAATGCAAGAGACAAAGAAAGGGGTAGTCACTCCTAAGGAACTTTTTGCTCAGGTTTGTAAAAA AGCAACACGATTTAAAGGTTATCAGCAGCAAGACAGTCATGAATTGCTTCGTTATTTACTTGATGGAATGAGAGCAGAAGAAATCCAA CAAATAAGTGTTGGAATACTGAAGGCACTGACTGACTCtaacaaacaaaatgaagaagaacttaaaaagaaaattaaag aatatgaaaagaaaaagggaatacGAAGTTTCGTAGATCGAATCTTTGGTGGAGAATTAACCAGTATGATTATGTGTGAGGAATGCAGAACC GTATCCTTGGTCCATGAGTCTTTCCTTGATTTGTCACTTCCTGTACTTGATGATCAG aaagtaaaaattacaaatgagagaaatgttaaaaaaaacaaagaaaaggaatctGAAGATGAAGAGGATAAAAACAATGACTGTTATCTTAAGCAGAGAGATGAGCCCCCTGGTACAAGTAAACAccttcagaaaaaagcaaagaaacaggcCAAAAAACAAGCCAAG AGCCAGCGCCGCCAGCAAAAACTTCAAGGAAAGGTGCTTCACTTGACAGATATCTGTGCAGCAGAACAGTCAGAAAAATATGTTGAGTATAACCAAGAATCAGAGACAGAAATTAACTCTGAAACTCCTGATGTGAAGCAAGAAGAGGAATCACCAAATGATCATCACTGCTTAACTGAAAAAGACTTGAGTTTACAGGGAAATAATACAGAAGTTCAGAGCATGCATGAAAATACACAAAAGCCAGAACAAGAGTGTGTAGAAAATGAATCTCTCATGGATCTCCCTATGGAAGGCTTAGATTCTCCTATAAAGTTTGTCAATGGCGTTGACAACCTATCTTTGAAAGATGAGGGTGATGAaaatgaagatgaggaagagCTTGCTACTGACTTTTCAAAACTACACTTGGGTGCCAATGCTGAATCTGATACAAGTACCTTAGATGACCTTCAGACTGTTCCCATCAAGTCCTGTGAAGTGTCGACTGAAGATCCAGAAACAGCATTTTGTACTCTTGCAAACAGGGAAGATCTGAACCCAGAAGAAGGTTCAATCCATCACTGTTTGTATCAATTTACCCGTAATGAAAAACTTACTGAGACCAATAAACTACTCTGTGATGTATGTACACAAAGACATTATGGACCAAAGAAGAACATAAAAA gtgAAAAGAAGTATGTTTATACTAATGCCAAAAAGCAGATGCTAATCTCTCTTGCTCCTCCAATTTTAACTCTTCACTTAAAGAGGTTTCAACAG GCTGGATTTAATCTCCGGAAGGTTAACAGGCATATCAAGTTTCCAGAAGTGATAGACTTGGCTCCTTTCTGTACAGCTAAATGTAAA AATGTGACTGAAGGGAATACCAAAGTATTGTACTCTCTCTATGGAGTTGTTGAACATAGTGGAACAATGAGGTCTGGGCACTACACTGCTTATGCTAAAATGAGAAGTATGAACAACCATCTCTCTGATCTTGTCCTTCGAGGACAATCTCCTCAAG cttTAGAAACTGAACCAGTAAAAGGGCAGTGGTTCCACATCAGTGACACGCATGTACAAGCTGTGTCTGCATCAAAAGTGCTGAGCTCTCAAGCCTATCTCCTGTTCTACGAGCGACTGCTGTAA